CGCCACATGCTTTGTCAACATGGCGCAGCGAGGAAAATCAGTTTCAATTCAACTCCCAACAtcagctccagcttcagctcTAGCTCCATTTCTAGGCTCCAACTCCAgttccaactccaactccaactccagttGCAGATCCTGTTGCTGCATTGTGCGCCTTTTGTGTGCATTGTTGTTTTCTGGAGGTGGGCGgatccagcagcagcagttgtcGTTGCagttaattgaaaatactaaatttcCACTGTCTAGACGGCAAATTATATGACAATTGTTAGAGAGCATGTTTGactttcatattaaaattaattacttaggttgctttgcataaaaaattgacACTGGATAAACATTAGAGAACgagtgtataaaaaaatgtattaaagcTTATAATGTGATTACAtttgtgcataaattaaatttttttaaaataattttagaatctCTGATTATTTTACAACTTTTCGTTTAGAAATTCGGATGACGTGGGATATTAAGTACAGATTTTGTGTCAATATAAGAAGAACCTGTCGACTTTATtaagtgtatacatatattcgtaGTTGAGATAATGAGCTTATTCCATATAGTAGTTTTTCAAGAATATCCATTTAGCTACTCCAtgattaaacttaattttcagcAAGTTTTATATTACCAATTAAAATCGAATAGTTGTCAAATATATCTGCTTTTATGTGGTAAACAATCTGcaagtatattaattttaaaatcgatgGTCCGTTCACATgtatgcattaaatttaattagtcaaTAATTCAGTTTTGCGAGCAGACAATTGGAATATAATTCACAGGTTTGTGCAATTTTCGCACATTTATGGCCTTAGGGGAACTAATCACACGCTGTATATAATTAATGCCATAATTGCAAATGCATTAAAGTTAAGGAAATCTCATAAAcaggaaattgaacaaaatttgcacAATATGCAATTACAAACGGAAATCGTGCGAAAGCCAAACACCTTTGACAACTGCTCGACATATAAACATgccaagacacacacacacacacacacacacactcagagagagagagagagatggagagaaagagtgcgacagagagagggagtaaTTTTGCACTtaataaacaatgaaattgaaaatttaagacGCTTATCTTATCAGTGTGGCTGTGGCATATGTAAATTTTGACATTACAGTCATGCAAGTAATTACACTGACCGCCTGAATTCACCAGAgattttatgcatttcttAGTTGCAGCTGATCGcatatgtgtctgtgtgtctgtgtgtatgtgtgtgtgtgcttatctATGTATGCTATCTGTGCAGTTTGGAGATTCATTAACTGTCTTGGAAAATCAACTTTGCCTTGTGCACAAAACATCTTCTGCCAAAATTGACTTTActgattttgcttttgcattttattacgTGTTTATTATGCTAACAATGCGAGAAAAGTTCAAGGGAAAATATGTcggcatatgtatgtgtgtgtgtgtgtgtgtgtagttgcaACTGTGGCAAATATAAACAGTGGCGCAGTTGTTGGGAGAGGAAACGGAGCATATGCATGCGTAAGTGGACAAGTTGTTAGCTTTTCGAAACTACATACAAGAAATCAACTTTGAATATGAGCAACTACTAATGAAATTCTGGCGTTAATGAAACTTAGCTAACTCTACGGAATATCTTAACAATATACGCAGCAACTAAGACAATAACTATAGTAGAAATTTCCTCAAgtcataaaacaattttaatcttttagtTTTAACTAGAATCTTCAGTAAATTTCAATTCCACAAACTTCTAATTAGTGTAAAGAGAAACTTAAAGTAATTTCTTAAAGCGgcttttaaaaccaaaatatttatgtatatgtttcagttaaatttttattttaaatattattttgagatTCACAAATTTTCTATGAGAATCTGACTCGTTTTACATCAGGGACTGAGTTGTTATCTTAATAGTTTTGCAAACCAAGTAATATGCTTAATTATCTCTTCTAGCTTTGATGTATTAGTTACATACATAGtttcaatcaaattttctttctttaaatgccaaataatcTACGTTATCTTCAGACCGAAATACTCAGTAGTGAATGCATCAAAATGAATACATGATATTATGTTTTCATGTtggaaatatttatcaatgcTCTGCATATTTGTATGCAGACTGTTGccttaaaatcaatataatttattagtcTGCAGTTTCATTTGCTAACAGCTTACCTCCCCTCCCCATCCCCGCTCATTAACATTTGGCcattttgaaatatgtatgtcatatgaaatgcTGTTGATTTTGGTATTTGGCACCACAAACATGTATTTGATCAATAGCAAATGACAGACAAACTCAGCTTGAACTCTatttacaaatgaaatatcttataaatatgtatgtctctgtgtgtgtgtgtgtgtgcgtgtatatgttaataaatCAACGCACAGAGAATGTCGTTTGACCACTCCACTTAATGACAGCTGCAGCAATTCGAGTCCGTAAACTGTAACCACATAACATATTTTCATTAGGATCCTTTTGGGTGTTTCTTTAAATTCGTATGGAATTCGGAGTTGGGTTCCAGGCACGAATGTCTGTCGCACGAGTGGCCACCTGCTCTAAAAGCCAGACGAATGTGTTAAGGAAATGGCAGCAGATATATTTCCAGTGGCAGGCAgccatttgcatttcatttttcgacaagcaaaatatttttcagacACACAACTGAGCACACAGAATCTGTCTGTGAGCAGTATAAATAGTTAGACGACTTTCTTTTGTCTTTTGTCGAAGACAAGCCTAACGGGGGTTGCTGCCTCTGATTGTCTCAATATGTGTATCTCTCAGTGTGTCTTGGCCCATAGTCCATCTGTCATTTTAAGTGGCTTATTCATATGCAAGTGGCTTCCGGGGCTAAACATATTCAAGTGTTTTAGTGGCCCGTGTACATGACCGGGCATTATCATTAAGTGCTTATAGGCCCGACAGTCGTGAGTGAACAATGACGGCTATTAACACAAATTGATATACCCGCCCCGTCCTCTGACTTGCCCTGCTCTTGACTAGACGACTTGTCAAAATATTGCAGATTTTTGTGTTTGCAGGAAGTGACAAGAAATACAATAGAGGCTGATAATGTAGaacttatttaataacaatttatattttaatgcatgAAGTATAACTTGCAGACGTAAATTCGGCTTCAATTTAGGCTCTATTTCAATGGAACATGTAGAGAAAATCGGGtttatatactatttatatagCAAAACTgcagtaaaaattttaataaatgtaataaaagctttttttgtaaattgaaatagaTATAGAAcactcaaaaacaaaacgcatatttactatttaaaaatttgtaggtTCATTTTATCAACTGTAGCTAAGATGGTTTAAGTTAAAtagctgaaaaatattttgacgttaaattttgagaaattattgtcaattttaacAATATCAATCAGCTGAAATTGCAGggattattaaaactatttaagacTTTCGACTTTTTAGgcttacaattttcaaaatgctctATTTCAATGGAACATGTAAagataataatacaatagaGGCTGCAAATGTAgaacttatttaattacaatttaaattttaatgcattaagTACAAATTGCAGAACTAAATTAAGACTTTCGATTTTTTAggcttaaaattttcaaaatgctctATTTCAATGGAACATGTAAAGAAAATCAGGTTTATATACTATGTATATAGCAAAGCTGCagtaacaattttaataaatgtaataaaagtttttcttgtaaaacgaaaaatatatagaacacaaaaaaaaaatgcatatttaacatttgtaggtttatttttttcaactgtaCTTAAGAATGTTTGAGttaaataactgaaaaatattttgacgttaaattttgagaaattaatgtcaaatttaacaatatcaATCAGTTGAAATTGCGCagaattattaaaactatttaagacTTTCGACATTTTGGgcttacaattttcaaaatgctctATTTCAATGGAACATGTAGagataataatacaatagaGGCTGCTAATGTAgaacttatttaattacaattaaaattttaatgcattaagTACAaattgcagaattaaattaagactTTCGACTTTTTGGGCTTACAATTTCCAAAATGCTCTATTTCAGTGGAACATGTAGAGAAAATCGGGTTTATATACTATCTATATAGCAAAACTGCagtaacaattttaataaatgtaataaaagtttttcttgtaaattggaaaaaaaaaaatgcatactACTTTAACATTTGTAGGTTCATTTTTTCAACTGTACTTAAGAAGGTTTGAGttaaataactgaaaaataatatttaaaaaatcagtcatttaaaattgaacgaattataattaaataattaattatgagaAAATAGACCTAAAGTCAATTGGTTATCATTTGCGACCGTTCTTGTGATTAAGCATACGCACCATTGCACGCACACTTAAAGCATAAGTTTGCTTTCACTTTATGACTAAACTCTGTTTCTCATTTCTCTCGCCCTCTTTTTTCTTGCTCTCTTCTTCCATGTGACTATCTTTCGCCGTCTCTACAGTCCAGTTGTTGCTATGAAGGCAacggccagcagcagcagcagcgccgccagcagcagcaaccacttGGAGCCACTGGCGGGTGGCAGCACCAGCATCACGAGCAGCAGCTCGAGGCCGCGATTTCAAAGGTATCATTCGCACCGCTGGATGTGGCAGCACCCTCAGCCGCCACGTGATACGCGAACATGCCGCACCACAACATCGTTTGCGAGTGGCTGCGTACCATTGGCCTGGCCCAGTATGGCGAGAGCTTCCTCGAGAATGGCTACGATGAGCTCGAGATTTGCAAGCAAATTGGCGAAATCGATCTGGATGCCATTGGCGTGGACAATCCCTCGCATCGTGGTAAGCTGCTGAAGAGCGTGCGTACGCTGCGGGAGAAGGGAGCCGCCATTGTCTATGTGCTCATCAATGATCCGAAGGCgattagcagcagcaacgagaTTCTTGCCTCGGATTGTGATACGCCCGTTACGATGAAGGAGCTGGAGGCGGTCATGAAGCGACATCTCGAGGCGGATGGCATACGCCTTACAGCCCATCCCTATTCCACGCCGGTGAGTGTACGAGCATTGCCAACAGGCACTGTACAGTTGTATGGTTTGCTTATCTTGGCCATTCTGTTTACCGCTTGCAATTTGCATGCGCTCGCTCCATAGGGGACTAGTTATACCCGGTACACAAAAGCTGAAAGGGTGTAATAAGTTTGTGCAAAACAAGCTAGTTATAccttttacttaaaaaataaattaaagggtatattgtgttcgttggatgtatgtaacagggagaaggaggcatctccgaccctagaaagtatatatattcttgatcagcatcaacagccgagtcgatattgtaataatataattcaaaCTGGAGCAATTTGTGCAGGAAGAGCTTCTGCTCCTCTATAAGACTTTATTCAGAATGATTcttaaatgttaatgttggGTTTGGCTAACCCGAAAACATGCCATACttatatctatgtatttaagaaggcatatacatatgtatgcagaaGGCATGCATATGTTATATATGCCTTGACCACTTGAGCTGCAAAGTGCAAGCTCAGCATTCCACACTGCGATCGGCTTGTATATAAGCAAGGGATCGTATTGCTTATGCGCTGGAATGTCTATGTTATTCTAAGCGGTctttaatacatttgtatttgtatatacgtTATGACAAAGTGTCACAATGTATTGAGGGATTGCTATACCCTCTGATTTATGTAAATGGCAGGGTAGATATGCTACACCTCcctttttaaagaaatgacGTAATACATGTAGTCATTTAGTGTTagtgttatttaattaattattattattttttttttaaaaaattaatttatcttatataagtatatctattaaaaatgtttttattttttttgttctctttTTAAAACGTTTGTGTTCgttgacaaatttttattttaaatatgtttgaatttacgttatattttatttttaactttattggaagaaaaataatatcttttctccttttttttttttggttgatcagacctttttttttttttcatgaaaCATTCattgattatatatttttaacctATCCTTATGTActgtttgtttcttatttttgctATCTTTAATTGTAATGTTATCTTTATTATCTATATCTATGACCTCAAATGGTCCTATATATGTAGAATCTAACTTGTGTCCTGCttcattttttaacaaaactttatttccTACTTCTATGTTAACATCTATTGTTTTattgtcataatttttttatttctagttTTACTATTCTCTAGTGATATTCTAGCTCTTTTATACGCTATTTCTAGTCTAAACTTAATTTCTTTTGCGTAATCATCTACATTATATAATGGATCTATTCTAGtcgttttattaaaatctatgaaCTGTCTTGGAAATCTTCCAAAAACTAGTTCGTATGGACAATAGTCGTGTGTTACCGAGGGTGTTGTATTGAAACAATATGTGAAATATTGTATCCAAATATCCCAATCGGTTTTGTCTTCAGATATGTATGAACGAACGTATTCATTGAATGTTCTATGGCTTCGTTCTATTGTACCTAAAGTTTGGTGATGATGTGCAGTAGACGTTATATTGtctatctttaaatatttgcacaagtCATTTATTACTGAATTCTTATATTCTGTTCCCATGTCCGTAATGAACGTCTTCATTGGACCGTACTTTAgaataaagttttcaaatattgCTTTGGCAACAGTTGTTGCACTTTTATTTGGAATTGGAATAGTTACTAAATACTTAGTTAAATCGCATATTAGCGTAACTGCATATTCGTTGCCATTCTCTGAGCGTGGTAGTGGACCTATAGTATCTACTATCACTCTATCAAAAGCTGTGATTGGTGTTTCGTTAAAGTCATTGGGGTCTTTATatgagttgttgtttttgatttttggcatttttgacatttacGTACGTACTCTTTGACATGACGAGTCATGTTTTTCCAATAGTAATGtcgttttattttagctaGCGTTCTTGTAATGCCATTATGACCTCCTTGAACTGGATCGTCATGAAATTTAGACAGTATCGCTTCTTgatctttttcattttttattaggGTCACCGGCTTGAGTAGCGCTACTCTTAAtatattcaacattttattgcccatatttttgaaagattcaattgaaattaattcaaagATCTTTTCGCTCGGTGCCACTTTGAGTTGGCTGATCTTAAGTATACCGGCTTGCATTTCAAGCCTTTGGAAGAACTGACCTAAGTCAAGATTTTCATTGGTGTACAGATCGCTAACATCAATTCTTGctataatttttcttccatgTTTCAAAAAACATATCTGATTTTTTATTAGCAAGGCCACTACTTTTCGTACTTCGTCATTACAAATGACTTCATATACGTTGGGCTTAGAAGCGTTGTCAAGAGATTGCATAGGCAAATCTTCTTGATCTTTTCCTGCGCAGGATTTTTTCTGTCTATACTGTTGCCTGGTAGTGACTTTCAGGACTTTATGTTGCATATCTTTTAgttcttttatattaatacGCGAAAGTGCGTCTGCTACAAAATTATCTTTCCCCTTTAGGTATTCTACTGTGAAGTCATATTCTTCAAGCTCTAGCCGCATGCGAGTTAATTTTGAACTGGGATTAGTCATAGAAAAAAGATATGTTAATGGTCTGTGATCCGTTTTAACAGTGAAGTGTTTGCCATAAATATATGGTCTGAAATGGGTAATTGCCCAATGAATTGCTGCTAACTCTTGTTCTG
This genomic stretch from Drosophila innubila isolate TH190305 unplaced genomic scaffold, UK_Dinn_1.0 19_U_U, whole genome shotgun sequence harbors:
- the LOC117793220 gene encoding sterile alpha motif domain-containing protein 5-like, which encodes MPHHNIVCEWLRTIGLAQYGESFLENGYDELEICKQIGEIDLDAIGVDNPSHRGKLLKSVRTLREKGAAIVYVLINDPKAISSSNEILASDCDTPVTMKELEAVMKRHLEADGIRLTAHPYSTP